One segment of Nostoc flagelliforme CCNUN1 DNA contains the following:
- a CDS encoding GAF domain-containing protein: protein MTLPNPGSVLATLTELTQVNRTHALLRRVKDLSVNEFVCLLDFITAEFQQFLRAIELINNEALETMLEKVLEAITLKIGQILQAEHTAIFLVDYDKGQLWSKVPQDNTQKFLEIRTPITVGIPGHVASTGEYLNISETYTHPLFSPELEKQMGYKIHNILCMPVISSKNQTVAVVQLANKTGNVPFNYDDEERFRDFAASIGIILESCQSFYVAARNQRGATALLRATQTLGQSLDLEATLQIVMEQARILMQADRSTLFLYRKELSELWTKVAAADGTNLIEIRIPANRGIAGYVASTGEALNITDAYKDPRFDPTTDRKTGYVTRNILCLPVFNSANELIGVTQLINKQQSSFTASDEEFMRAFNIQAGVALENARLFENVLLEKQYQKDILQSLSDAVISTDMAGRIVTINDAALELLGCPIKDANSKNNKLSWEQNLIGRLVWEVVPIENLQMRLEDSLKTGAKHYVPEQSLIVGIFQVKSEELEVKSETQESKSRTQDSILAVRDRTNPDVFIPWNLPLTPQSEFFTANEVQKLERSTNLTVNPLTNPEGGVRGGLVVLEDISQEKRMKTTMSRYLTPHVAEQVMALGEDALMVGERKEVTILFSDIRGYTTLTENLGAAEVVLLLNQYFETMVEAVFNHEGTLDKFIGDALMAVFGAPLPLTENHAWRAVQSALDMRQRLEEFNRRRIIQAQPQIHIGIGISSGDVVSGNIGSRKRMDYTVIGDGVNLSSRLEAVTKDYGCDIILSEFTYQLCSDRIWVRQLDKIRVKGKHQAVNIYELIGDRTIPLDANTQEFLFHYHTGRSAYLSRNFSQAIACFEAAKCIQPQDQAVDIHLERARNYQQAPPPESWDGVWTMLSK from the coding sequence GTGACACTTCCCAACCCTGGCAGCGTCTTGGCTACATTAACTGAACTGACTCAAGTTAATCGTACTCACGCCCTATTGCGTCGTGTCAAAGACTTATCTGTTAATGAATTTGTTTGCTTACTCGACTTCATAACTGCTGAGTTCCAGCAATTTCTTAGAGCTATTGAACTGATCAATAATGAAGCTCTAGAAACTATGTTGGAGAAGGTGCTAGAAGCTATCACACTCAAAATTGGTCAAATCCTGCAAGCAGAACACACAGCTATTTTTTTAGTTGATTATGACAAAGGTCAACTGTGGTCAAAAGTTCCTCAAGATAATACCCAAAAATTCTTAGAAATTCGGACTCCCATCACAGTGGGTATCCCCGGTCATGTTGCCAGTACAGGTGAATATCTAAATATATCTGAAACTTATACTCATCCCTTATTTAGCCCAGAACTTGAAAAACAAATGGGCTACAAAATCCATAATATTTTATGTATGCCTGTTATCAGTAGCAAAAACCAGACTGTAGCAGTAGTGCAACTGGCTAATAAAACTGGGAATGTTCCGTTTAATTATGATGATGAAGAACGCTTTCGAGACTTCGCCGCTTCTATTGGTATTATTCTGGAAAGCTGCCAATCTTTTTATGTAGCCGCTCGTAATCAAAGAGGCGCAACGGCTTTATTGCGGGCAACTCAGACATTGGGGCAAAGTTTGGATTTAGAAGCAACTTTGCAGATAGTCATGGAGCAAGCTCGAATTTTAATGCAAGCAGACCGCAGCACACTGTTTTTATATCGTAAAGAGTTGAGCGAACTCTGGACGAAAGTTGCAGCAGCAGATGGCACAAACTTGATAGAAATCCGCATTCCCGCTAACCGTGGTATTGCTGGCTATGTAGCTTCTACTGGTGAAGCCTTAAATATTACCGATGCTTATAAAGATCCCCGGTTTGACCCGACTACAGATAGAAAAACTGGGTATGTAACTCGCAATATCTTGTGTTTGCCAGTATTTAATTCAGCAAATGAATTAATTGGCGTTACACAATTAATTAATAAGCAACAAAGCAGTTTTACCGCTTCTGATGAAGAGTTTATGCGGGCTTTTAATATTCAGGCAGGAGTTGCTTTAGAAAATGCTCGTCTATTTGAAAATGTGCTGTTAGAAAAACAGTATCAAAAAGATATTTTACAAAGTTTATCAGATGCGGTAATTTCTACAGATATGGCAGGACGCATTGTTACGATAAATGATGCGGCGTTAGAGTTGCTGGGCTGTCCTATCAAAGATGCTAATAGTAAAAACAACAAGCTTTCGTGGGAACAAAATTTGATTGGTCGCTTAGTTTGGGAAGTTGTGCCAATTGAAAATCTCCAAATGCGGCTAGAAGATAGTTTAAAAACTGGAGCTAAACATTATGTGCCAGAGCAAAGTTTGATAGTAGGAATTTTTCAAGTTAAGAGTGAGGAGTTAGAAGTTAAAAGTGAAACTCAAGAATCAAAATCCAGGACTCAGGACTCAATTTTAGCAGTGCGCGATCGCACTAATCCCGATGTGTTCATTCCCTGGAATCTACCCTTGACTCCCCAATCTGAGTTTTTTACTGCTAATGAGGTACAAAAATTAGAACGCAGTACAAATCTCACTGTTAATCCCTTAACTAACCCAGAAGGCGGTGTCCGGGGTGGTTTGGTGGTGTTAGAAGATATCAGCCAGGAAAAACGGATGAAAACTACCATGTCCCGCTACCTAACGCCCCATGTAGCCGAACAAGTTATGGCTTTGGGGGAAGATGCTTTAATGGTGGGTGAGCGCAAGGAAGTAACTATCTTGTTTTCTGATATCCGAGGCTACACCACACTTACAGAAAATCTCGGTGCAGCCGAAGTGGTATTGCTGCTCAATCAGTATTTTGAAACGATGGTAGAGGCGGTTTTTAACCACGAAGGCACTCTCGATAAATTTATTGGTGATGCCTTAATGGCGGTATTTGGTGCGCCGCTACCACTTACAGAAAATCATGCTTGGAGGGCTGTACAGTCAGCATTAGATATGCGACAACGGTTAGAGGAATTTAACCGACGCCGAATTATCCAGGCGCAGCCACAAATCCATATTGGCATTGGGATTAGTTCTGGAGATGTGGTTTCGGGTAATATTGGTTCCCGCAAACGGATGGATTACACCGTAATTGGAGATGGCGTAAATTTGAGTTCGCGTTTAGAAGCGGTAACTAAGGATTATGGTTGTGATATAATTCTAAGCGAATTTACTTATCAGCTTTGCAGCGATCGCATTTGGGTGCGCCAGTTAGATAAAATTCGAGTCAAAGGGAAACACCAGGCAGTTAATATCTACGAGTTAATTGGCGATCGCACCATCCCTTTAGATGCCAACACTCAAGAGTTTTTGTTTCACTATCATACTGGACGCTCCGCTTATTTATCGCGCAACTTCTCACAAGCGATCGCCTGTTTTGAAGCCGCCAAATGTATCCAACCCCAAGACCAAGCTGTTGATATCCATCTAGAACGGGCGCGTAATTACCAACAAGCGCCGCCCCCAGAATCCTGGGATGGTGTTTGGACAATGCTTAGTAAATAG
- a CDS encoding BamA/TamA family outer membrane protein: MRLSPMLLAAVAIAAPLGGSLSANAETANSSKQTTEVLTLETNQRPEKDTGQVDSKSLESRPNPTRVMEADKSRIVAVYPANPGAMPAVVTEQSRSAGYAYATPEVIVPTSTTPKTAQTPQIDPNPTQQPSPAPDIPPPEIQQPTPSPAPETTPVPENVNPPTTEPLLPTTPEPSSTPDLPFPGSQQRTPAPSPGATPTPQNVNPPTTPGNTQPNAAPEANDPRVLVSEVVVRAQAGQLPPGLEDQVYRVIRTQPGRTTTRSQLQEDINAIFGTGFFSNVQAAPEDTPLGVRVSFVVQPNPVLSKVEVQANPGTGVASVLPANTVDEVFREQYGKILNLRDLQEGIKELNKRYQDQGYVLANVIGAPQVSENGVVTLQIAEGVVENIRVRFRNKDGQETDEKGQPIRGRTQDYIITREVELKPGQVFNRNTVQRDLQRVYGLGLFEDVNVSLDPGTDPSKVDVVVNVAERSSGSIAAGAGISSASGLFGTVSYQQQNLNGRNQKLGAEVQVGERELLFDVRFTDPWIAGDPYRTSYTTNLFRRSSISLIFDGQDEDIRTFDVNDPTNTDSQDRPRILRLGGGITFTRPLSANPYKSSVWTASAGLQYQRVSARDGDGNLRKQGAVIDENNLPDPNRTIDLTESNTGQDDLLLFQVGLQRDLRNNPLQPTSGSYLRFGVDQSVPIGLGNILLTRLRGSYSQYLPIKLISLSKGPQTLAFNLQAGTILGDLPPYEAFTIGGSNSVRGYEEGALASGRSYVQASVEYRFPVFSVVSGALFFDLGSDLGTSTRAAEVLNKNGTGYGYGLGVRVQSPLGPIRIDYGINDDGDSRINFGIGERF; this comes from the coding sequence ATGCGTTTATCTCCCATGTTGCTGGCAGCAGTAGCAATTGCAGCCCCTTTGGGCGGTTCATTGAGTGCAAATGCAGAAACCGCCAACAGTTCAAAACAGACAACAGAAGTTTTGACACTAGAAACAAATCAGCGCCCAGAAAAGGACACAGGTCAGGTTGATAGTAAAAGTTTAGAATCTCGACCTAATCCCACAAGGGTTATGGAGGCGGATAAATCGCGCATTGTCGCAGTTTACCCTGCCAATCCAGGAGCGATGCCTGCGGTGGTCACTGAGCAAAGCCGAAGTGCGGGCTACGCCTACGCGACCCCAGAGGTAATAGTGCCAACCTCCACAACGCCAAAAACTGCACAAACCCCTCAAATAGATCCTAACCCTACTCAACAGCCATCTCCCGCTCCAGACATTCCACCGCCAGAAATTCAACAACCAACGCCCTCCCCAGCTCCTGAGACTACTCCAGTCCCAGAAAATGTTAACCCACCGACAACAGAACCTTTATTACCTACAACTCCAGAACCATCCTCCACTCCTGATCTTCCATTCCCAGGTAGTCAACAAAGAACACCTGCCCCAAGCCCAGGTGCAACTCCAACTCCGCAGAATGTTAACCCGCCGACAACTCCGGGAAATACTCAACCCAACGCAGCCCCAGAAGCCAATGATCCCCGCGTACTGGTATCGGAAGTAGTAGTTAGAGCGCAGGCTGGGCAACTACCACCAGGACTGGAAGACCAAGTTTACAGAGTAATTCGTACCCAACCAGGACGAACGACAACCCGCAGCCAACTGCAAGAAGATATTAACGCCATATTTGGTACTGGCTTCTTCTCCAACGTGCAAGCAGCGCCAGAAGATACCCCCTTGGGAGTGCGGGTAAGCTTTGTTGTACAGCCTAACCCCGTTTTAAGCAAGGTAGAAGTGCAAGCCAATCCTGGTACTGGTGTTGCTTCTGTACTTCCAGCGAATACTGTGGATGAAGTATTTAGGGAGCAGTATGGCAAAATCCTCAACTTGCGTGACTTGCAGGAAGGCATCAAGGAGTTAAACAAGCGGTATCAAGACCAAGGTTACGTGCTAGCCAACGTGATTGGAGCGCCACAAGTCTCTGAAAACGGAGTTGTTACCTTGCAAATAGCAGAAGGTGTAGTAGAGAATATTAGAGTCCGGTTCCGCAATAAAGATGGTCAGGAGACAGACGAGAAAGGACAACCAATTCGGGGACGGACACAGGATTACATCATTACGCGAGAAGTGGAGTTGAAGCCAGGACAAGTATTCAATCGCAACACAGTGCAAAGAGACTTACAGCGAGTGTATGGACTAGGACTGTTTGAAGATGTGAATGTCTCCCTTGACCCTGGTACTGACCCCAGCAAGGTGGATGTAGTAGTGAATGTAGCTGAACGCAGCAGTGGTTCTATTGCTGCTGGTGCAGGGATTAGTTCTGCTAGCGGACTTTTTGGAACAGTTAGCTATCAACAGCAAAACCTGAATGGTAGGAACCAAAAACTGGGAGCAGAAGTACAGGTGGGAGAACGGGAACTGCTGTTTGATGTGCGGTTTACAGACCCTTGGATTGCTGGAGATCCTTACCGGACTTCTTACACAACCAATCTTTTCCGTCGCAGTTCGATTTCGTTGATATTTGATGGGCAAGATGAAGATATTAGGACATTTGACGTAAATGATCCCACTAATACAGATTCTCAGGATCGCCCCCGCATTCTCCGGCTAGGTGGCGGTATCACCTTTACCCGTCCTCTTTCCGCCAATCCTTACAAAAGTTCCGTCTGGACTGCCTCAGCAGGTTTACAGTATCAACGAGTTTCTGCCCGTGATGGTGATGGCAATCTCAGAAAACAAGGGGCAGTAATCGACGAGAATAATCTACCTGACCCAAACAGAACAATTGATCTGACTGAATCTAACACAGGTCAAGACGATTTGTTGTTGTTCCAAGTGGGTCTACAGCGCGATCTCCGTAATAACCCATTGCAACCCACTAGCGGTTCTTATCTCCGCTTTGGGGTCGATCAGTCGGTTCCTATCGGGCTAGGCAACATCTTACTCACCAGATTGCGGGGAAGCTACAGCCAATATTTACCCATCAAGCTGATTAGCCTCTCCAAAGGCCCACAAACCTTAGCATTTAACCTGCAAGCAGGAACTATCCTTGGTGACTTGCCTCCCTACGAAGCCTTTACTATTGGTGGCAGCAACTCCGTTCGGGGTTATGAAGAAGGAGCATTAGCTAGTGGACGCTCTTATGTGCAAGCATCAGTAGAGTATCGGTTTCCAGTTTTTTCAGTAGTCAGCGGCGCACTATTTTTTGATCTCGGCAGTGATCTGGGAACTAGTACTAGAGCGGCTGAAGTTTTGAACAAAAATGGTACTGGCTACGGTTATGGTCTCGGCGTTCGCGTCCAGTCTCCACTGGGGCCAATTCGGATTGACTATGGTATCAACGATGACGGTGATAGCCGAATTAATTTCGGTATTGGCGAAAGGTTTTAA
- the lpxC gene encoding UDP-3-O-acyl-N-acetylglucosamine deacetylase — MQQHTLAEEITEIGVGLHSGVSTQVRILPAEAGTGRYFVRVDLPDLPIIPAQVAAVSHTVLSTQLGKGEIYVRTVEHLLAALSGMGVDNARIEIDGPEVPLLDGSASVWTANIAQVGLVSQPVNNQVPKAITEPIWVYEGDAFVCALPAPETRFSYGIDFDLPAIGNQWHSWSLTTELKKASASFAAEIAPARTFGLLHQIEHLQKTGLIKGGSLDNALVCGPEGWLNPPLRFANEPVRHKILDLVGDLSLLGTFPIAHFLAYKASHNLHIQLAQRILDFGLRLLSETLRERSVERF, encoded by the coding sequence ATGCAACAGCACACTCTAGCTGAGGAAATCACCGAAATAGGGGTGGGATTGCATAGCGGTGTTAGTACCCAGGTGCGGATACTACCAGCAGAGGCGGGAACTGGACGCTACTTTGTACGGGTAGATTTACCGGATTTGCCGATCATTCCAGCCCAAGTTGCGGCAGTTAGTCACACTGTTCTCTCAACTCAGTTGGGCAAGGGTGAGATATATGTCCGCACAGTAGAACATTTGTTGGCTGCGCTTTCGGGTATGGGTGTGGATAATGCCCGGATTGAAATTGATGGTCCAGAAGTTCCACTTTTAGATGGTTCTGCAAGTGTATGGACAGCCAACATTGCCCAAGTTGGCTTAGTATCACAACCTGTTAACAACCAAGTTCCCAAGGCTATTACAGAACCAATATGGGTCTATGAAGGCGATGCCTTTGTATGTGCCCTCCCAGCACCAGAAACCCGCTTTAGTTACGGTATTGATTTTGACCTGCCCGCCATTGGAAATCAATGGCACAGTTGGTCACTAACCACTGAACTAAAAAAAGCTTCTGCTAGCTTTGCTGCGGAAATTGCTCCCGCCCGGACTTTTGGGTTACTGCATCAAATTGAACACTTACAAAAAACAGGGTTAATTAAAGGTGGCAGTTTGGATAATGCACTCGTTTGTGGGCCAGAAGGCTGGCTAAATCCACCATTAAGATTTGCAAATGAGCCAGTCCGTCATAAAATCTTGGATTTAGTAGGAGATTTAAGTTTACTAGGAACTTTTCCTATTGCTCATTTCTTAGCGTATAAAGCCAGCCATAATTTACACATTCAACTGGCTCAGAGAATTTTGGATTTTGGACTTCGGCTTCTCTCCGAGACGCTACGCGAACGCTCAGTCGAACGATTTTAG
- the fabZ gene encoding 3-hydroxyacyl-ACP dehydratase FabZ: MSILTEVNTITPTSTESEAINETTIISEIKTTFTSEEIQKLLPHRYPFLLVDKIIDYVPGKKAVGVKNVTINEPHFPGHFPGRPLMPGVLIVEAMAQVGGIVLTQMSSVEGGLFVFAGIDKVRFRRQVVPGDQLVMTVELLWVKQRRFGKMQGRAEVDGQLACEGELMFSLVN; the protein is encoded by the coding sequence ATGTCAATCCTCACTGAAGTGAATACCATTACACCTACATCTACCGAATCAGAGGCTATAAATGAGACTACAATCATATCTGAGATTAAAACAACTTTTACATCTGAAGAAATTCAGAAATTGCTACCCCACCGCTACCCATTTTTACTTGTAGACAAAATCATTGACTACGTTCCAGGTAAAAAAGCTGTTGGAGTTAAAAATGTCACTATCAACGAACCCCATTTCCCAGGACATTTCCCAGGGCGTCCACTGATGCCAGGGGTACTAATTGTCGAAGCAATGGCACAAGTTGGGGGCATTGTTTTAACTCAAATGTCTTCGGTAGAAGGCGGACTGTTCGTCTTCGCTGGTATCGATAAAGTCCGTTTTCGCCGCCAGGTTGTACCGGGGGATCAACTAGTAATGACAGTGGAACTGTTATGGGTAAAACAACGTCGTTTCGGTAAGATGCAAGGTCGTGCCGAAGTTGACGGTCAACTTGCTTGTGAAGGGGAATTAATGTTTTCTCTAGTTAATTAA
- a CDS encoding DUF7219 family protein, translating to MENKIVNKDDFLYPRGRYYGQVKPENLVFNANLQEFAQRVSYICNLETGGKLPPGEAYEQIKDLWKQLKRSKKELRIGEDPFQNDQGEVEG from the coding sequence TTGGAGAACAAAATAGTGAACAAGGATGATTTTCTTTATCCTCGCGGCCGCTACTATGGTCAGGTAAAGCCAGAAAACTTGGTTTTTAATGCAAATCTACAAGAATTTGCCCAACGAGTAAGCTACATTTGCAACTTAGAAACAGGTGGAAAACTTCCTCCAGGTGAAGCTTACGAACAAATAAAGGATCTATGGAAACAGTTGAAACGTTCAAAAAAAGAGCTAAGAATTGGCGAAGATCCGTTTCAGAATGACCAGGGGGAGGTTGAAGGTTAA
- a CDS encoding NAD-dependent epimerase/dehydratase family protein — protein MKVLVIGGDGYCGWATALYLSNRGYEVGILDSLVRRHWDNELGVETLTPIALIQQRLQRWQDLTGKSIDLFIGDITNYEFLHKTLQQFQPNALVHFGEQRSAPFSMIDREHAVVTQVNNVVGTLNLLYAMREDFPDCHLVKLGTMGEYGTPNIDIEEGYITIEHNGRKDTLPYPKQPGSMYHLSKVHDSHNIHFACRIWGLRATDLNQGVVYGVLTEETGMDELLINRLDYDGVFGTALNRFCIQAAIGHPLTVYGKGGQTRGFLDIRDTVRCVELAIANPAEAGEFRVFNQFTEQFSVGDLALMVKKAGNAMGLNVEINHLDNPRVEKEEHYFNAKNTKLLDLGLQPHLLSDSLLDSLLNFAIKYQTRVDHKQILPKVSWHRN, from the coding sequence ATGAAAGTCCTGGTTATTGGTGGTGATGGATATTGCGGTTGGGCAACTGCTCTTTACCTTTCCAATCGAGGTTATGAAGTTGGAATTTTAGATAGTTTGGTGCGGCGGCATTGGGATAATGAACTTGGTGTCGAAACTCTCACTCCGATCGCACTAATTCAACAACGTCTCCAGCGCTGGCAAGATTTGACGGGTAAATCTATCGATTTGTTCATCGGCGATATTACAAATTACGAATTTCTCCATAAAACATTACAGCAATTTCAGCCAAATGCTCTGGTGCATTTTGGTGAACAGCGTTCGGCCCCATTTTCCATGATTGACCGAGAACATGCAGTTGTTACCCAGGTCAATAACGTAGTTGGTACGTTGAACTTGCTGTACGCCATGCGGGAAGATTTCCCCGACTGTCATTTGGTGAAGCTGGGGACGATGGGCGAATACGGTACACCCAACATCGACATCGAAGAAGGGTATATCACCATTGAACACAATGGGCGCAAGGATACCCTACCTTATCCCAAGCAACCCGGTTCAATGTACCATTTAAGCAAAGTCCATGATAGTCATAACATCCACTTTGCTTGCCGGATTTGGGGATTGCGGGCAACTGATTTAAATCAGGGTGTAGTTTATGGCGTCTTAACCGAAGAAACGGGGATGGACGAACTATTGATTAATCGGCTGGATTACGATGGTGTGTTTGGTACTGCACTAAACCGCTTTTGTATTCAAGCAGCGATTGGACATCCGTTAACTGTCTACGGTAAAGGTGGACAAACTCGCGGATTTTTGGATATTCGGGATACAGTACGATGTGTGGAATTAGCGATCGCTAATCCTGCCGAAGCTGGTGAATTCCGCGTATTTAACCAATTTACCGAACAATTCAGCGTCGGCGACTTGGCATTGATGGTGAAAAAAGCTGGTAACGCTATGGGATTGAATGTAGAAATCAATCACTTAGATAATCCCAGAGTCGAGAAAGAAGAACATTACTTCAACGCTAAAAACACTAAATTGCTCGATTTAGGTTTACAGCCTCACTTGCTTTCTGATTCTTTACTCGATTCTCTGTTAAACTTTGCCATCAAGTATCAGACGCGAGTTGATCACAAACAAATTCTGCCTAAAGTCTCTTGGCACAGAAATTAG
- the lpxA gene encoding acyl-ACP--UDP-N-acetylglucosamine O-acyltransferase, which translates to MKTLIHPTAVIHPKSELHHTVQVGAYAVIGEHVKVGPETIIGAHAVLEGPCEIGAQNQIFTGAAIGMEPQDLKFVGEPTWVKIGDNNLIREYVTINRATGAGEATVIGDGNLLMAYAHVAHNCVIEDQVVIANSVALAGHVHIESRARLSGVLGVHQFVHIGRQAMVGGMARIDRDVAPYMLVEGNPARVRTLNLVGLKRSGMDSTDLQMLKKAFRILYRSNLPFKDALEELELLGNSEQLQHLRRFLLLSQMPGRRGLIPGRGRKGVSDES; encoded by the coding sequence TTGAAAACGCTAATTCATCCAACTGCTGTAATTCATCCGAAATCGGAACTCCACCATACAGTGCAAGTCGGTGCCTATGCTGTGATTGGAGAGCATGTCAAAGTGGGCCCTGAAACAATAATCGGCGCTCATGCCGTGCTAGAGGGGCCTTGTGAAATTGGGGCGCAAAATCAGATTTTTACAGGTGCAGCCATCGGCATGGAACCCCAGGATCTCAAGTTTGTGGGAGAACCAACTTGGGTCAAAATTGGTGATAACAACTTGATTCGTGAGTACGTTACCATTAACCGCGCTACTGGTGCTGGTGAAGCAACGGTGATTGGTGATGGTAACTTACTGATGGCTTATGCCCATGTGGCTCATAACTGCGTGATTGAAGACCAGGTAGTGATTGCTAACTCTGTGGCGTTGGCGGGTCATGTGCATATAGAGTCACGCGCTAGGTTGAGTGGGGTTTTAGGTGTCCATCAATTTGTGCATATTGGTAGACAGGCAATGGTGGGAGGCATGGCACGGATTGACCGGGATGTGGCCCCATATATGCTAGTGGAGGGAAATCCGGCGCGGGTACGAACCCTCAACCTTGTCGGACTTAAACGGTCTGGTATGGATTCTACAGATTTACAAATGCTCAAAAAAGCCTTCCGCATTCTCTACCGCTCTAATTTGCCCTTTAAGGATGCTTTAGAAGAGTTGGAATTGTTAGGGAATAGCGAACAGTTGCAGCATCTGCGACGTTTTCTGCTACTTTCTCAGATGCCAGGAAGGCGTGGTTTGATTCCCGGTAGGGGGAGAAAAGGCGTGAGTGATGAATCGTGA
- the purC gene encoding phosphoribosylaminoimidazolesuccinocarboxamide synthase: protein MSVNSKLYEGKAKILYTTDDPEVLLADFKDDATAFNAQKRGSIQEKGKINCSISSQLFKQLEAYGIKTHFIDSPTPNQMRVKAVKILPLEVVIRNIAAGSLSQQTGLPVGTILKQPLVEFYYKNDQLGDPLLTRDRLYLLELATAEQVDAITHLALQINEFLNNFWQRCGITLVDFKLEFGLDSQQQLLLADEISPDTCRLWNTAEQDSNRRVMDKDRFRRDLGNVEDAYQEVLQRVLKAVESNN from the coding sequence ATGTCTGTGAATTCCAAGTTATACGAAGGCAAAGCCAAAATTCTCTATACAACAGACGATCCGGAAGTCTTGTTGGCCGATTTTAAAGACGACGCCACGGCGTTTAACGCCCAGAAACGTGGCAGTATCCAAGAGAAGGGAAAGATTAATTGTAGCATTTCTAGCCAGCTTTTTAAACAGCTAGAGGCTTATGGTATAAAGACTCACTTTATCGACAGCCCTACCCCGAATCAGATGCGGGTGAAGGCAGTAAAGATTTTACCCTTAGAAGTAGTTATCAGAAATATTGCTGCTGGCAGTTTGTCTCAGCAAACAGGGCTACCAGTGGGTACAATTCTAAAACAGCCTTTGGTTGAGTTTTATTACAAAAACGATCAGTTAGGAGATCCTTTGCTGACACGCGATCGCCTGTATCTGCTAGAACTAGCTACTGCGGAACAAGTAGACGCAATTACACATCTTGCATTGCAAATCAATGAATTTCTCAATAACTTTTGGCAACGATGCGGCATTACCCTAGTAGACTTCAAACTAGAGTTTGGTTTGGACTCACAGCAGCAGTTGCTCTTGGCAGACGAAATTAGCCCCGACACCTGCCGTTTATGGAATACCGCAGAACAGGATTCAAACCGCCGGGTAATGGACAAAGACCGCTTTCGCCGCGACTTAGGAAATGTAGAGGATGCCTACCAGGAGGTTTTACAAAGAGTGCTAAAAGCAGTAGAGAGTAATAATTAA
- a CDS encoding FHA domain-containing protein — translation MHSASQTAELTLELFHFQTNTSLQFPTNLSVICIGKPNDQKPPDIDISGLPNSDVASRIHAQIWINGDEYHITDLGSSNGTYINGAKLQPQVFFPLHPGDRISLGQGDKITFMFRVQQHSASATTNPTPNSAPTKITAPTIGKEEEQVIFASKLIGLGLILAGVTFLSTSIYVSVYLRSTPGILLCIGGVVALNWAGRDNRILGWVLIGIGIALFLASGVVIGSVSLFSMLVSFAGISCGYQLFATGKVFNFNPLTLQIVKKSANSGNH, via the coding sequence ATGCATAGTGCATCTCAGACAGCCGAGCTAACTTTGGAGCTTTTTCACTTCCAAACCAACACATCTTTGCAATTTCCAACAAATCTTTCTGTAATTTGCATCGGTAAGCCAAACGACCAAAAACCACCAGATATTGATATTTCTGGCTTACCAAATTCGGATGTGGCATCTCGCATCCACGCGCAAATTTGGATAAATGGGGATGAATACCATATCACCGATTTGGGCAGTTCTAATGGCACATACATCAACGGTGCGAAACTTCAACCTCAAGTTTTTTTCCCACTACATCCAGGAGATAGAATTTCCCTTGGGCAGGGAGACAAAATAACTTTCATGTTTAGGGTGCAGCAGCACTCTGCATCTGCCACAACAAATCCTACGCCAAACTCCGCGCCCACAAAAATTACAGCGCCTACCATCGGCAAAGAAGAGGAACAAGTAATTTTTGCCAGCAAGCTCATTGGCTTAGGACTAATCCTCGCAGGCGTTACATTTTTAAGTACAAGTATTTATGTGAGCGTCTACTTACGCAGCACACCTGGAATTTTGCTGTGTATCGGAGGTGTAGTAGCTCTAAATTGGGCTGGGCGCGATAATCGGATACTGGGATGGGTGTTGATTGGCATAGGAATTGCTCTATTCCTTGCCAGTGGTGTTGTAATCGGCTCTGTGTCCCTTTTTTCTATGCTGGTGTCATTTGCTGGCATCTCTTGTGGATATCAGTTGTTTGCAACCGGAAAGGTGTTCAACTTTAATCCGCTTACGCTCCAAATAGTTAAAAAATCAGCCAACTCAGGCAATCATTAA